A region from the Onychomys torridus chromosome 22, mOncTor1.1, whole genome shotgun sequence genome encodes:
- the Mrps17 gene encoding 28S ribosomal protein S17, mitochondrial — protein sequence MSIVRSSVHAKWVVGKVIGTAMVKTAKVRATRLVLDPYLLKYFNKRKTYFAHDALQQCSVGDIVLLRALPVARSKHVKHELAEIIFKVGQVIDPITGKPCAGTTYLESPLNSEPTNLSKTLEELKVSST from the exons ATGTCAATAGTCCGCTCATCCGTCCATGCCAAATGGGTCGTGGGGAAGGTGATTGGGACAGCAATGGTAAAAACTGCTAAAGTAAGAGCCACCAGGCTTGTTTTGGATCCCTACTTGCTAAAG TACTTCAACAAACGGAAGACCTACTTTGCTCACGACGCCCTTCAGCAGTGCAGCGTGGGGGACATCGTGCTCCTCAGAGCTTTGCCCGTCGCGCGATCCAAGCACGTGAAACATGAACTGGCTGAGATCATTTTCAAAGTCGGCCAAGTTATCGACCCAATCACAGGGAAGCCCTGTGCAGGAACCACCTACCTAGAGAGTCCACTCAATTCAGAACCCACTAACCTAAGCAAGACTCTGGAAGAACTCAAGGTCTCTTCCACCTAG